One window of Solwaraspora sp. WMMA2056 genomic DNA carries:
- a CDS encoding TlpA disulfide reductase family protein has protein sequence MTARPRRHAVRLLPAGVRLLLAGTLMLTAALAGCTAGPSAAGDVDGDGDGPAIHPVASPVPGGVLTLPGPAPTDLGLRPAPTDSPPAPAVSGTLTDRTPLELADLWAERAVVLTFFTSWCTLCADQQRALSDLARANADRVVFVGVVGAEDDPAQVRDYLHRHRVEHPVLVDDDQTIWRAYAVREPPAVVLIAKGGVLLRGFPGGVDTPTLTDLLATL, from the coding sequence GTGACCGCCAGGCCGCGCCGGCACGCGGTCCGCCTGCTGCCCGCCGGTGTCCGCCTGCTGCTCGCCGGCACGCTGATGCTGACGGCGGCGCTGGCCGGCTGCACCGCCGGACCCAGCGCCGCTGGTGACGTTGATGGCGACGGCGATGGCCCGGCGATACACCCGGTGGCGTCGCCGGTGCCCGGGGGAGTGCTGACGCTGCCCGGCCCGGCGCCGACCGACCTGGGCCTACGTCCGGCCCCGACCGACTCCCCGCCGGCTCCGGCGGTCAGCGGTACGTTGACCGACCGCACCCCGCTGGAGCTGGCCGACCTGTGGGCCGAGCGGGCGGTGGTGCTGACCTTCTTCACTTCCTGGTGCACGCTCTGCGCCGACCAGCAGAGGGCGCTGAGTGACCTGGCCAGGGCGAACGCCGACCGGGTGGTGTTCGTGGGAGTGGTCGGTGCCGAGGACGACCCGGCGCAGGTGCGCGACTACCTGCACCGCCACCGGGTGGAGCACCCGGTGCTGGTCGACGACGACCAGACGATCTGGCGGGCGTACGCGGTGCGGGAGCCGCCGGCGGTGGTGCTGATCGCCAAGGGCGGGGTGCTGCTGCGCGGCTTCCCCGGCGGAGTGGACACCCCCACCCTCACCGACCTGCTCGCCACCCTCTGA